The genomic interval CACTTTGGGGTTTTTAAATTTAAAGAGTCCATTACTGAAGCGCAGATAGCGGAATGCTTTAATACGATGGAAAATATGGTCGGTGCAATTTCTGGATTATTAGATTTTGAATATGGACCATATAATAGCAGTGAAGGACTCAATGAAGATTTTACCCATGGTTTTGTAATGACTTTTGATAATCTTCAATCAAGAGATGCATATTTGCCACATCCGGTTCATGAGAAGGCAAAAGAAATAGTGGTGCCAAGACTGGAACGTGTCATTGTTTTTGATATTGAAGTTTGATTCTCCAATATCAAAAAAACTCTTTTAATTAATTTCTAAAACAACAAAATCAATGATGTCATCGACTGGTCCATATATTTTAATGCTTGGCTGTTTCGATACCAAAGGCGAGATTTTTGCTTACTTGAGAGATTGTATTCTAACAACAGGCGAGCGTATTATTGCAATAAACACTGGAGTAATGGGGACAACTGACCGTTT from Dyadobacter sp. NIV53 carries:
- a CDS encoding Dabb family protein; translation: MVRHFGVFKFKESITEAQIAECFNTMENMVGAISGLLDFEYGPYNSSEGLNEDFTHGFVMTFDNLQSRDAYLPHPVHEKAKEIVVPRLERVIVFDIEV